A DNA window from Zingiber officinale cultivar Zhangliang chromosome 3A, Zo_v1.1, whole genome shotgun sequence contains the following coding sequences:
- the LOC122052978 gene encoding AT-hook motif nuclear-localized protein 25-like produces MAGMESGTQSGGGGGGGGPSRYFQHLLRPPQPPPPSTHVPPQDSKSSPEKSPKLSPEEHGDQPPSDSSPAGTSGGGGSVRRARGRPAGSKNKPKPPIIVTRDSPNALRSHVLEVTAGADVFECITEYARRRGRGISVLSGTGSVTNVSLRQPGASPPGSMVATLRGRFEILSLTGTVLPPPAPPGAGGLSVFLAGGQGQVIGGGVAGPLVATGPVVLMVASFANAVYERLPLEGSEDEEAAAAAAAPGQQTTISQTSGVTGGGEGGVSGGGSGVPFYNLSGGYQLPNDAFGWGTGGVRPPF; encoded by the coding sequence ATGGCCGGGATGGAATCCGGCACCCAGAGCGGCGGCGGTGGGGGCGGTGGTGGACCTTCACGCTACTTCCAACACCTCCTCCGGCCGCCGCAGCCGCCTCCGCCGTCGACGCACGTCCCGCCACAGGATTCCAAGTCTTCCCCGGAGAAAAGCCCTAAGCTTTCCCCTGAGGAGCATGGGGACCAGCCGCCTTCTGACTCCTCCCCGGCCGGGACATCTGGAGGAGGGGGTTCTGTTCGCCGCGCTCGGGGCCGCCCGGCGGGCTCCAAGAACAAACCGAAGCCACCGATCATCGTGACGCGGGACTCTCCCAACGCGCTACGTTCGCACGTGCTCGAGGTCACCGCCGGCGCCGACGTGTTCGAGTGCATCACTGAGTACGCCCGCCGGCGCGGCCGCGGCATCTCCGTCCTTAGCGGCACCGGCTCCGTCACCAACGTGTCGCTCCGCCAGCCCGGGGCCTCTCCGCCGGGAAGCATGGTGGCCACTCTGCGCGGCCGGTTCGAGATCCTCTCCCTGACAGGCACCGTCCTGCCTCCGCCGGCGCCGCCAGGCGCCGGCGGCCTCTCCGTGTTCCTGGCGGGAGGGCAAGGCCAGGTGATCGGCGGAGGCGTCGCAGGGCCGCTTGTGGCCACGGGGCCGGTGGTGCTCATGGTGGCTTCCTTCGCCAATGCGGTGTACGAGCGGTTGCCGCTGGAGGGCAGCGAGGATGAAGAGGCCGCCGCGGCGGCCGCTGCACCAGGGCAACAGACAACTATATCTCAGACTTCCGGCGTGACGGGAGGCGGCGAAGGCGGCGTCAGCGGTGGAGGCAGCGGCGTCCCGTTCTATAACTTGAGCGGCGGCTACCAGCTCCCAAATGACGCCTTCGGTTGGGGTACTGGTGGAGTCAGACCACCATTTTAA